One Streptomyces sp. NBC_00554 DNA segment encodes these proteins:
- a CDS encoding Ku protein: MLHVRSIWNGAISFGLVSIPIKLVNATESHSISFRQVHLDDGGRIRYRKFCEAEDREVTTGEIGKAYEDADGTLIPITDEDLAQLPIPTARTIEIVAFVPADRIDPLQMDTAYYLSANGVPAAKPYTLLREALKRSQKVAIAKFALRGRERLGMLRVVDDVIAMHGLLWPDEIRAPQDVAPDTSVTVRDKELDLADALMDTLGEVDLADLHDDYREALEELIAAKASGVEAPAAPTGEKTGGKVLDLMAALEKSVREAKESRGEGEETGEAAEVTRLPARTAARKSARTAPKEVGGKKSTAKKTAAKKTTAKKATTATTAKKPASKTTARAATKKTAAKKAAAAKKTSPRKRTSA; the protein is encoded by the coding sequence GTGCTGCACGTGCGATCCATATGGAACGGCGCCATCTCCTTCGGCCTGGTCAGCATCCCGATCAAGCTCGTGAACGCCACGGAGAGCCACTCGATCTCCTTCCGCCAGGTCCACCTCGACGACGGCGGCCGCATCCGCTACCGCAAGTTCTGCGAGGCGGAGGACCGCGAGGTCACGACAGGGGAGATCGGCAAGGCGTACGAGGACGCGGACGGCACGCTGATCCCGATCACGGACGAGGATCTGGCCCAGCTGCCCATCCCGACCGCCAGGACGATCGAGATCGTGGCCTTCGTACCGGCCGACCGGATCGACCCGCTCCAGATGGACACGGCGTACTACCTGTCCGCGAACGGCGTCCCCGCCGCCAAGCCGTACACGCTCCTGCGCGAGGCCCTCAAACGCAGCCAGAAGGTCGCCATCGCGAAGTTCGCCCTGCGCGGCCGGGAACGCCTGGGCATGCTGCGCGTGGTCGACGACGTCATCGCCATGCACGGCCTGCTCTGGCCGGATGAGATCCGCGCCCCCCAGGACGTCGCGCCGGACACCAGTGTCACCGTCCGCGACAAGGAACTGGACCTGGCGGACGCCCTGATGGACACCCTCGGCGAGGTGGACCTCGCCGACCTGCACGACGACTACCGCGAGGCCCTGGAAGAACTCATCGCCGCCAAGGCCTCCGGTGTGGAGGCCCCCGCCGCCCCCACCGGTGAGAAGACCGGCGGCAAGGTACTCGACCTGATGGCCGCCCTGGAGAAGAGCGTGCGCGAGGCCAAGGAATCGCGGGGCGAGGGCGAGGAAACGGGCGAAGCCGCGGAGGTCACCCGCCTCCCGGCGCGTACGGCCGCTCGCAAGTCGGCCCGTACGGCTCCCAAGGAGGTCGGCGGAAAGAAGTCGACGGCGAAGAAGACGGCGGCCAAGAAGACAACGGCGAAGAAGGCGACGACGGCTACGACGGCGAAGAAGCCGGCCTCCAAGACGACGGCCCGGGCAGCCACGAAGAAGACCGCGGCGAAGAAGGCGGCGGCAGCAAAGAAGACGTCACCCCGAAAGCGCACGTCGGCCTGA
- a CDS encoding TMEM175 family protein, translating to MTEPVAETHPHESDPDAARLIVLSDGVYAIAMTLLVINVAIPAHLDAAAFRRALSDALPNIGAFALSFTLIAGFWRDHRRILTALPIDTAIVTRLILLGLGLVALMPFPTALLAEYASQPEAVALYAGAMATINAVHATLLRLTQRQVHPSPESSAATARRRFTAQLGSSALIFTLSVPLAYINPEAAMWFWLTLIPAHYVLGHYFNRLPPK from the coding sequence ATGACGGAGCCAGTGGCAGAGACGCACCCACATGAGAGCGATCCGGACGCGGCACGCCTGATCGTTCTGTCCGACGGCGTCTACGCCATCGCGATGACACTGCTCGTCATCAACGTGGCGATCCCCGCACATCTGGACGCCGCCGCATTCCGCAGGGCCCTGAGCGATGCGCTTCCCAACATCGGCGCCTTCGCCCTCAGCTTCACCCTGATCGCCGGATTCTGGCGTGACCACCGCCGCATCCTCACCGCACTGCCCATCGACACGGCCATAGTCACCCGCCTGATCCTCCTCGGCCTCGGCCTGGTCGCCCTGATGCCCTTCCCGACCGCACTCCTGGCCGAGTACGCCTCCCAGCCGGAAGCCGTCGCCCTCTACGCGGGCGCCATGGCCACGATCAATGCGGTGCACGCGACCCTGCTGCGGCTCACGCAACGCCAAGTGCACCCCTCGCCCGAATCATCCGCCGCCACGGCCCGCCGCCGCTTCACCGCCCAACTCGGTTCCAGCGCCCTGATCTTCACCCTCTCCGTCCCCCTGGCCTACATCAACCCAGAAGCAGCCATGTGGTTCTGGCTCACCCTCATCCCCGCCCACTACGTCCTCGGCCACTACTTCAACCGACTCCCACCAAAGTGA
- the ligD gene encoding non-homologous end-joining DNA ligase, which translates to MTPITVVEGRRLALSNLEKVLYPATGFTKGEVLHYYATVAEVLLPHLRDRPVSFLRYPDGPDGQVFFAKNVPPGTPEWVTTAEVPRSEGPARMVLVQDLASLMWAANLVTEFHTPQWLIGAPGDADRLVFDLDPGAPATVVECCEVALWLRERLAADGVEAYAKTSGAKGLHLLAGLESTPSGRVTEYAKGLAVEAEKVMPRLVVHRMARNLRAGKVFVDWSQNAARKTTATPYTLRARAEPTVSAPVTWGEVSSCRAGSQLAFQAGDVASRVEEYGDLLASLLDRGVARGLPPP; encoded by the coding sequence ATGACGCCGATCACAGTGGTGGAGGGGCGAAGGCTCGCGCTGAGCAATCTGGAGAAGGTCCTCTATCCGGCGACCGGCTTCACCAAGGGCGAGGTGCTGCACTACTACGCGACGGTCGCCGAGGTTCTGCTGCCTCACCTCAGGGACCGGCCGGTGTCCTTCCTGCGCTATCCGGACGGGCCCGACGGCCAGGTGTTCTTCGCCAAGAACGTGCCGCCGGGTACGCCCGAGTGGGTCACCACCGCCGAGGTGCCGCGGTCGGAGGGGCCGGCTCGGATGGTGCTGGTCCAGGACCTGGCGAGTCTGATGTGGGCGGCGAACCTCGTCACCGAGTTCCACACGCCGCAATGGCTCATCGGGGCGCCGGGGGACGCGGACCGGCTGGTCTTCGATCTCGACCCGGGGGCGCCGGCGACCGTCGTGGAGTGCTGCGAGGTCGCGCTGTGGCTGCGGGAGCGGTTGGCGGCGGACGGGGTCGAGGCGTACGCGAAGACGTCCGGGGCGAAGGGGTTGCATCTGCTGGCGGGGCTGGAGTCGACGCCCTCCGGGCGGGTGACGGAGTACGCCAAGGGGTTGGCCGTGGAGGCGGAGAAGGTGATGCCTCGGCTGGTTGTGCACCGGATGGCGCGGAATCTTCGGGCGGGGAAGGTGTTTGTCGACTGGAGTCAGAACGCTGCGCGGAAGACTACGGCGACGCCGTACACGTTGCGGGCGCGGGCGGAGCCGACGGTGTCGGCGCCGGTTACCTGGGGGGAGGTCTCGTCTTGCCGGGCCGGCTCCCAACTGGCCTTTCAGGCGGGGGACGTCGCTTCGCGGGTGGAGGAGTACGGGGATCTGCTTGCGTCCTTGCTCGACCGGGGGGTCGCTCGGGGGCTGCCGCCGCCGTGA
- a CDS encoding GntR family transcriptional regulator has translation MGSGTLVGSRHVTGRKATCRRPVREVGTWRSLNSLRQKIKGGEITEELKSQAELMSSYSVSRSTIERALDVLKCEGLIESVQGAGWYVSGTGDRRPLVVRVTDLLRADEVKVGDPFPTEKKLCDLFGASRTAVRSAIAQMEGQGLIGKGATRGREVRALPIGEGGQTA, from the coding sequence CTGGGAAGTGGGACGCTAGTAGGAAGTCGTCACGTAACTGGGAGGAAGGCCACGTGCCGCAGGCCAGTCCGCGAGGTAGGTACCTGGAGATCTCTGAATTCTCTGCGTCAGAAGATCAAGGGCGGTGAGATCACCGAAGAACTGAAGTCTCAGGCAGAACTCATGAGTTCCTACAGCGTGAGCCGTAGCACCATCGAGCGGGCCCTTGACGTGCTCAAGTGCGAGGGCCTGATCGAATCTGTGCAGGGGGCGGGTTGGTACGTGTCGGGGACCGGTGACCGTCGCCCGTTGGTCGTGAGGGTGACCGACCTGTTGCGGGCCGACGAGGTCAAGGTTGGAGACCCCTTCCCCACCGAGAAGAAGCTGTGCGACCTGTTCGGCGCATCGCGGACCGCCGTCCGTTCCGCCATCGCGCAGATGGAAGGGCAGGGGCTCATCGGCAAGGGGGCGACGCGGGGGCGGGAAGTGCGTGCTCTGCCTATCGGCGAGGGGGGCCAGACAGCATGA
- a CDS encoding dual specificity protein phosphatase family protein produces MRTRRRPSDVPAPDSPWSEIVPGLWMGGHAFTGRSGEPEFAVVHDEFDLVLTLLRLPGHGPDPGVEHHVWPVPDGPLDGTQLAGVIRLAQAADDALEDGRRVLVRCFHGYNRSGLVVAHALMRAGHTADEAIQLIRTRRSPWALHNELFVEYLRAGLTTARLLEELAEP; encoded by the coding sequence TTGCGGACCCGCAGAAGGCCGTCGGATGTGCCGGCTCCGGACAGCCCGTGGAGCGAGATCGTGCCCGGCCTGTGGATGGGCGGGCACGCGTTCACGGGACGCTCCGGAGAGCCGGAGTTCGCCGTCGTACACGATGAGTTCGACCTGGTCCTGACCTTGTTGCGGCTGCCGGGGCACGGGCCGGACCCGGGCGTCGAGCACCATGTGTGGCCGGTCCCCGACGGGCCCCTCGACGGTACGCAGCTGGCGGGCGTCATCCGTCTCGCGCAGGCCGCCGACGACGCGCTGGAGGACGGGCGCCGCGTCCTGGTCCGCTGCTTTCACGGCTACAACCGCTCCGGTCTCGTGGTCGCGCACGCGCTGATGCGCGCGGGACACACCGCAGACGAGGCGATACAGCTGATCCGGACCCGGCGCTCGCCGTGGGCGCTGCACAATGAGCTGTTCGTGGAGTACCTGCGGGCCGGGCTCACCACGGCCAGGCTCCTGGAGGAGCTGGCGGAGCCGTGA
- a CDS encoding nuclease-related domain-containing protein: protein MNGLRVIPTWRHGQERLYVCFTDGRNVAWYDRESARVNLLSEERREDVLDALGPFLTGPVTVGPPPVPTPAELARLTLHPDDDLAPNRPGEALLIALDRDPGPAHRLRPDPRRRALAAEQAAGDALDHLEGAGWHTLHSLPLPGGDRLHHLVIGPGGLFSVRALYARKQRVLVADPMVTVGRREPHPLLRRVRADADRASYALTAEVRPVLAVAGPADLDVAAPLRGVRVLQDTDLAGLARLGGVLKPADVEALHAMARDRHTWTRV, encoded by the coding sequence ATGAACGGACTGCGCGTCATACCGACCTGGCGTCATGGCCAGGAGCGGTTGTACGTCTGCTTCACGGACGGGAGGAACGTCGCCTGGTACGACCGTGAGTCGGCCCGGGTCAATCTGCTCAGCGAGGAGCGCAGAGAGGACGTGCTCGACGCGCTCGGCCCGTTCCTGACCGGCCCGGTGACGGTGGGACCACCTCCCGTCCCCACCCCGGCTGAGCTGGCCCGCCTCACCCTGCACCCGGACGACGACCTGGCGCCGAACCGCCCGGGCGAGGCGCTGCTGATCGCCCTCGACCGCGACCCGGGCCCGGCCCACCGCCTGCGCCCCGATCCCCGCCGCCGAGCGCTCGCGGCGGAGCAGGCCGCGGGCGACGCCCTCGACCACCTGGAGGGCGCGGGCTGGCACACCCTGCACTCCCTCCCGCTCCCGGGCGGCGACCGCCTCCACCACCTGGTCATCGGCCCGGGCGGCCTCTTCTCCGTACGCGCCCTGTACGCCCGTAAACAGCGCGTCCTCGTGGCCGACCCGATGGTCACCGTCGGCCGCCGCGAACCGCACCCCCTGCTCCGCCGAGTCCGCGCCGACGCCGACCGCGCCTCGTACGCACTGACGGCCGAGGTGCGCCCCGTCCTGGCCGTGGCAGGCCCCGCCGACCTCGACGTCGCGGCGCCCCTCCGCGGGGTCCGAGTCCTCCAGGACACGGACCTCGCGGGCCTGGCCCGCCTCGGCGGGGTCCTCAAACCGGCGGACGTGGAGGCGCTGCACGCGATGGCGCGCGATCGGCATACGTGGACGAGGGTGTGA
- a CDS encoding beta-ketoacyl synthase, which produces MRNSADVPVQPHPVTVAEVIPGDLLALSEEDVAADRWYVVMHTLPENPQTIRLALRPPLGGSDHDRVFQRDHQVTVGCRRMDVAGIPEIGSADLEVVEFRDGDRVTSLRAVDPRAVEESYSRRWGQWYRDLESRVEEPVSDSGLRERVAREVAEGHVVRHLPRPRRAAAAGAAPRRVVVTGLGAVTPLGVGVDPLWEGLVEGRCGIRELEGEEFAELPVRIAGSVPVDPVGLLPRPQARRMNRAAQFAVIAAREAWQDGGFDVAGTVESGLEPEQVGVSVGAILGDASVLVGGDRKLRDKGPRAVSPLTTPMTVPSQAASQVSLALRITGEARTVTSACASGTEAIGQAIDRIRYGHVDVALAGGAEAVVTPAIMASFAAMRALSTHGLGSTSPSRPFAKDRDGFVNGEGAGFLLLEAEEHARARGARIYCEAAGWGLSADAYHMAAPDPSGSGVALALRRAVRDAGAHVVDVVHVNAHATATPDGDLAEAGALRAVLGGRVPVTALKGHLGHLQGAAGGVEAVATVLTLHHGLIPPTIGCEEQDDAIELDVVTKSPRPLPALGDLALSNSFGFGGHNAVLALRRIA; this is translated from the coding sequence ATGCGCAATTCTGCTGATGTCCCCGTACAGCCCCACCCCGTCACCGTCGCTGAAGTGATTCCCGGTGATCTTCTCGCTCTGTCGGAAGAGGATGTGGCGGCGGACAGGTGGTACGTGGTGATGCACACCTTGCCCGAGAACCCGCAGACCATTCGGCTGGCGCTGCGGCCGCCGCTCGGCGGAAGCGATCACGATCGGGTGTTTCAGCGGGATCACCAAGTGACGGTGGGGTGTCGGCGGATGGATGTCGCCGGAATTCCGGAGATCGGTTCCGCCGATCTTGAGGTGGTGGAATTCCGGGACGGGGATCGGGTCACCTCGCTGCGCGCCGTCGACCCCCGGGCCGTCGAGGAGTCGTACAGCCGCCGGTGGGGTCAGTGGTACCGGGACCTGGAGAGTCGGGTCGAGGAGCCCGTGTCGGACTCGGGGCTGCGGGAACGGGTCGCTCGGGAGGTCGCGGAGGGGCATGTCGTACGGCATCTCCCCCGGCCGCGTCGGGCGGCCGCCGCCGGCGCCGCGCCTCGGCGGGTTGTCGTCACCGGGCTCGGGGCCGTCACGCCGCTCGGTGTGGGGGTGGACCCGCTCTGGGAGGGGCTGGTTGAAGGGCGTTGTGGGATACGGGAGTTGGAGGGCGAGGAGTTCGCCGAGCTGCCCGTGCGGATCGCCGGCAGTGTGCCTGTCGATCCCGTCGGGCTGTTGCCTCGGCCGCAGGCTCGGCGGATGAACCGGGCCGCGCAGTTCGCGGTGATCGCGGCGCGCGAGGCCTGGCAGGACGGTGGGTTCGACGTGGCCGGGACGGTCGAGAGCGGGCTCGAACCCGAGCAGGTCGGGGTCAGTGTCGGGGCCATCCTCGGTGATGCCTCCGTGCTCGTCGGCGGTGACCGCAAGCTGCGGGACAAAGGGCCGCGTGCCGTGTCACCGCTGACCACGCCGATGACCGTGCCCTCGCAGGCCGCTTCCCAGGTGTCGCTCGCGCTGCGGATCACCGGCGAGGCCCGCACCGTGACCAGCGCCTGCGCCTCCGGTACCGAGGCCATCGGGCAGGCCATCGACCGCATCCGGTACGGGCATGTCGATGTCGCCCTGGCCGGCGGCGCGGAGGCCGTGGTCACCCCGGCGATCATGGCCTCGTTCGCCGCGATGCGCGCGCTGTCCACCCACGGTCTCGGATCCACCAGCCCCTCCCGGCCCTTCGCCAAGGACCGCGACGGCTTCGTCAACGGCGAGGGGGCCGGCTTCCTGCTGCTCGAGGCCGAGGAGCACGCGCGGGCCCGTGGAGCTCGTATCTACTGCGAGGCCGCCGGGTGGGGACTGTCCGCGGACGCCTACCACATGGCCGCGCCCGACCCTTCGGGCAGCGGCGTCGCGCTCGCGCTGCGGCGGGCCGTACGGGACGCCGGCGCCCATGTCGTGGACGTCGTGCACGTCAACGCCCATGCCACCGCCACCCCCGACGGTGACCTCGCCGAGGCAGGCGCGCTGCGGGCCGTACTCGGCGGGAGGGTCCCGGTGACCGCGCTCAAGGGTCACCTCGGTCATCTGCAGGGCGCCGCGGGCGGGGTCGAAGCCGTCGCCACCGTGCTCACGCTCCACCACGGCCTGATTCCGCCCACCATCGGCTGCGAGGAACAGGACGACGCCATCGAACTGGACGTGGTGACCAAGAGTCCGCGGCCGCTGCCCGCCCTCGGCGACCTCGCCCTCAGCAACTCGTTCGGGTTCGGCGGGCACAACGCGGTGCTGGCGTTGCGGCGGATCGCTTGA
- a CDS encoding NPP1 family protein, whose translation MALVVALPTSASANVLTLLPQNAGGTEQTFSPAYDYDGDGCYATAAIGADGTINPGLALGGDVNGHCHDLAQLNNANTYARVKTNNGWSAVMYASYFEKDQATLGPAAIGHTHDWEHVIVWINNNQVQYVSVSQHSTYQTLPASSILFNGTHPKIVYHKDGVSTHDFRFANTNDDPPENATGGWFFPRLIGWDGYPAGYRDKLMTANFGDATIKINDSNFSWALAATLPAGIPFDPWA comes from the coding sequence ATGGCGCTGGTCGTGGCGCTCCCGACAAGCGCGAGTGCCAACGTCCTCACGCTGCTGCCGCAGAACGCAGGCGGCACCGAGCAGACGTTCTCACCCGCCTACGACTATGACGGGGACGGTTGCTACGCCACCGCCGCCATCGGCGCCGACGGCACCATCAACCCCGGCCTGGCGCTGGGCGGCGATGTGAACGGCCACTGCCACGACCTGGCCCAACTGAACAACGCCAACACGTACGCACGCGTGAAGACGAACAACGGCTGGTCCGCGGTCATGTATGCCAGCTACTTCGAGAAGGATCAGGCCACCCTCGGCCCCGCGGCCATCGGACACACGCATGACTGGGAACACGTCATCGTGTGGATCAACAACAACCAGGTCCAGTACGTCTCGGTGTCGCAGCACTCCACCTATCAGACCCTTCCGGCCTCGTCGATCCTCTTCAACGGGACCCACCCGAAGATCGTTTACCACAAGGACGGCGTCTCAACTCACGACTTCCGCTTCGCCAACACCAATGACGACCCGCCGGAGAACGCCACCGGCGGCTGGTTCTTCCCGCGCCTCATCGGCTGGGACGGCTACCCGGCCGGCTACCGCGACAAGCTCATGACCGCCAACTTCGGCGACGCCACGATCAAGATCAACGACAGCAACTTCAGCTGGGCTCTCGCCGCCACCCTGCCCGCCGGAATCCCGTTCGACCCCTGGGCCTGA
- a CDS encoding RNA polymerase sigma-70 factor, with protein sequence MVDARDEQDPYIEHRRLLFATAYRMLGSVTDAEDVLQDTWLSWSTAHRDAISHPKAYLVRTVTNLSLNRLTSARATRETYVGPWLPEPLLTSPDIAAETELADSVSTAMLVVLETLSPVERAVFLLREVFGYSHAEIAETLARPEPTVRQIAHRARKHVQTRRPRFDADQTKRRQVTTQFIDACAGGDLNAFMKLLAPEVTAWSDGGGKVTAARRPLHGTEHVARWILGFLAKPELAALTMEPAVINGELGILATLDGHTVGAISFDLADAHIQNLRFQVNPEKLTGLTPDNSLALS encoded by the coding sequence ATGGTCGACGCCAGGGACGAGCAGGACCCGTACATCGAACACCGCAGGCTCCTGTTCGCCACCGCCTACCGCATGCTGGGCAGCGTCACCGACGCCGAGGACGTCCTCCAGGACACCTGGCTGAGCTGGAGCACCGCGCACCGCGACGCGATCAGCCACCCCAAGGCGTACCTGGTGCGCACAGTCACCAACCTCTCGTTGAACCGCCTCACTTCCGCACGGGCAACCCGCGAGACCTACGTCGGGCCGTGGCTCCCCGAGCCCCTGCTGACCTCCCCCGACATCGCCGCGGAGACCGAACTGGCCGACAGCGTCTCCACCGCGATGCTGGTTGTGCTGGAAACCCTCAGCCCTGTCGAACGTGCCGTCTTCCTGCTCCGCGAGGTCTTCGGCTACTCGCACGCCGAGATCGCCGAGACCCTCGCACGTCCCGAGCCGACAGTCCGTCAGATCGCCCACCGCGCACGCAAGCACGTACAGACCCGCCGCCCCCGCTTCGACGCCGACCAGACCAAGCGCCGGCAGGTCACCACCCAGTTCATAGATGCCTGCGCGGGCGGCGACCTGAACGCCTTCATGAAGCTGCTCGCCCCCGAGGTCACCGCTTGGTCCGACGGCGGCGGCAAGGTCACCGCCGCCCGCCGCCCCCTCCACGGCACCGAACACGTCGCGCGCTGGATCCTGGGTTTCCTGGCCAAGCCCGAACTGGCCGCCCTGACCATGGAGCCGGCCGTCATCAACGGCGAGCTCGGCATCCTGGCCACCCTCGACGGACACACAGTCGGCGCCATCTCGTTCGACCTCGCCGACGCCCACATCCAGAACCTGCGCTTCCAGGTCAACCCCGAAAAGCTCACCGGCCTGACCCCCGACAACAGCTTGGCACTGTCCTGA
- a CDS encoding NAD(P)/FAD-dependent oxidoreductase, with protein sequence MNNGHHIVVLGAGYTGLFSAIRLAHRTRRTDVKIALVNPSSRFVERLRMHQIAAGQELADHQIPDLLAGTGVKFVQGTATAIDPEARRITVDGTETLGYDTLVYALGSSTDTGKVPGADTHAFTLNNPEIAGRFAARLTEVPASGGTVTICGGGLTGIEAATEIAESHPGLDVTLISLDEPGGMMGPKARAYLYGALDRLGVTLETGTRVTKVLPDAVELADGWLLRSDACLWTTGVRVSPLAADAGIATDDRGLILVDATLRSVSHPEIHAIGDAAAVRLAWGQIHGTCQSGLPTAQYTADTIARLVHGKAVKPFRFGYFHQPVSLGRRDAVIQFTKADETPRRMHLTGRSAVAYKEMVSSSPLTTYRFSKRMNVTTIVSKGGRATRKPVA encoded by the coding sequence ATGAACAACGGCCACCACATCGTCGTCCTCGGCGCTGGCTACACGGGCTTGTTCAGCGCCATCCGGCTGGCCCACCGCACCCGCCGGACCGACGTGAAGATCGCCCTGGTCAACCCCTCGAGCCGGTTCGTCGAGCGGCTGCGAATGCACCAGATCGCCGCCGGGCAAGAGCTGGCCGACCATCAGATCCCCGACCTGCTCGCCGGGACCGGCGTCAAGTTCGTCCAGGGCACGGCCACCGCCATCGACCCCGAGGCCCGGCGGATCACCGTCGACGGCACCGAGACCCTCGGGTACGACACGCTCGTCTACGCGCTGGGCAGCTCGACCGACACCGGCAAGGTCCCCGGCGCCGACACCCACGCGTTCACCCTCAACAACCCGGAGATCGCCGGTCGGTTCGCCGCGCGGCTCACGGAGGTCCCCGCGTCCGGCGGCACGGTCACCATCTGTGGCGGCGGCCTGACCGGAATCGAGGCGGCCACCGAGATCGCCGAGAGCCACCCCGGCCTGGACGTCACGCTGATCAGCCTGGACGAGCCGGGCGGCATGATGGGCCCCAAGGCCCGCGCCTACCTCTACGGCGCGCTGGACCGCCTCGGCGTCACTCTCGAGACCGGAACCCGCGTCACCAAGGTGCTGCCCGACGCCGTCGAACTGGCCGACGGCTGGCTCCTCCGCTCCGACGCCTGCCTGTGGACCACCGGCGTCAGGGTGTCGCCACTCGCCGCCGACGCCGGGATCGCCACCGACGACCGCGGCCTCATCCTGGTCGACGCCACCCTGCGTTCGGTTTCCCACCCCGAGATCCACGCCATCGGCGACGCCGCCGCCGTCCGTCTGGCCTGGGGACAGATCCACGGCACCTGCCAGAGCGGCCTGCCCACCGCCCAGTACACCGCCGACACCATCGCGCGGCTCGTGCACGGCAAGGCCGTCAAGCCGTTCCGCTTCGGCTACTTCCACCAGCCGGTCAGCCTCGGCCGCCGTGATGCCGTCATCCAGTTCACCAAGGCCGACGAAACCCCCCGCCGCATGCACCTCACGGGCCGAAGCGCCGTCGCATACAAGGAGATGGTCAGCAGCAGCCCGCTCACGACCTACCGGTTCAGCAAGCGCATGAACGTCACCACCATCGTCTCCAAGGGCGGCCGCGCCACCCGCAAGCCCGTGGCATGA
- a CDS encoding vanadium-dependent haloperoxidase — MQATPPPSRALPRALVVGFTALALGVSSSPWASTAAPVRAASSDVIRDWSETAVAVVSGDAQRPTAEPFIWYGFVSAAVYNAVVGIEGRYAQYKWHERGPRTASSAAAAAAAARRVLLTYFPRSQARIDAAYTASLEKVPDGKPEDEGVAFGERAAARLVELRENDGRGATVTFDKQPAPGVWRPTLPNHTPFINPWMAKVRPMLLDSPDQFMPGPPPELTSKRYARDLAEVKAMGAKTSTVRTAKQTETALFFTDPLPQQLQAAYRDYTARHGLDIVEAARLFAAAGTASADATITTWNSKFTYALWRPITAIRLADTDGNPATEADPSWLPLANTPPYPEYMGGHCANDGAVMSVLDRLTGGDIDLRVSSAVTGTTRTYTDSADFNRDVINARVWEGIHFRTADIVGNRVGRHIGTYALGHYFQPLHHKR; from the coding sequence ATGCAAGCGACACCGCCCCCCTCCCGTGCCCTCCCCCGCGCACTCGTCGTCGGGTTCACCGCTCTCGCTCTCGGGGTCTCGTCCTCGCCCTGGGCCTCCACTGCCGCCCCGGTGCGGGCCGCGAGTTCCGATGTGATCCGGGACTGGAGTGAGACCGCTGTCGCCGTGGTCAGTGGGGACGCGCAGCGGCCGACTGCCGAGCCGTTCATCTGGTACGGCTTTGTGTCGGCTGCCGTGTACAACGCGGTGGTGGGCATCGAGGGCCGGTACGCCCAGTACAAGTGGCATGAGCGTGGCCCGCGTACCGCGTCGTCCGCGGCGGCCGCCGCGGCTGCTGCCCGTCGCGTGCTCCTGACGTACTTCCCGAGGTCGCAGGCCAGGATCGACGCCGCCTACACCGCGTCGCTGGAGAAAGTTCCCGACGGGAAGCCGGAGGACGAAGGTGTCGCGTTCGGGGAGCGGGCGGCGGCTCGGCTCGTCGAGCTTCGGGAGAACGACGGGCGCGGCGCGACCGTGACGTTCGACAAGCAGCCCGCCCCCGGCGTCTGGCGGCCCACCCTGCCGAACCACACGCCCTTCATCAACCCGTGGATGGCGAAGGTGCGGCCGATGCTCCTCGATTCGCCGGACCAGTTCATGCCGGGACCGCCGCCCGAGCTGACATCCAAGCGCTACGCCAGGGACCTCGCCGAGGTGAAGGCGATGGGCGCGAAGACCAGCACTGTGCGGACGGCGAAGCAGACCGAGACAGCGCTCTTCTTCACCGACCCCCTGCCGCAACAACTCCAGGCCGCCTACCGCGACTACACCGCACGGCACGGGCTGGACATCGTCGAGGCGGCCCGGCTGTTCGCCGCCGCCGGCACGGCCTCCGCCGACGCGACGATCACCACATGGAACTCCAAGTTCACCTACGCCCTTTGGCGCCCTATCACGGCGATCCGACTGGCCGACACCGACGGCAACCCCGCCACCGAGGCCGACCCGTCCTGGCTGCCGCTCGCCAACACGCCTCCGTACCCCGAGTACATGGGCGGCCACTGCGCCAACGACGGTGCCGTCATGAGCGTCCTGGACCGCCTGACCGGCGGTGACATCGACTTGCGGGTCTCATCGGCGGTGACGGGCACCACCCGTACGTACACCGACTCGGCCGACTTCAACCGTGACGTGATCAACGCCCGGGTCTGGGAGGGCATCCACTTCCGGACCGCCGACATCGTGGGCAACCGGGTGGGCAGGCACATCGGGACCTACGCACTCGGCCACTACTTCCAGCCGCTGCATCACAAGCGGTAG